One Gossypium raimondii isolate GPD5lz chromosome 3, ASM2569854v1, whole genome shotgun sequence genomic window carries:
- the LOC105795113 gene encoding uncharacterized protein LOC105795113, protein MAYNIRHPFFLFQLLLICVSPMIGSHTVSSATRRLFETQTTSSELPQLASKYEKHEESEYEKLEYKQPKYHEEYPKHEKPEMHEEKQKPCKQHEEYEKEKPEFPKREKPKEHEKHEVEYPKIPEYKEKQDEGKEHKHEEYHESHESKEHEEYEKEKPKFPKWEKPKEHEKHEIEYPEIPEYKKKQDERKEHKHEFPKHEKEEEKKSEKKAEYPEWAKMPEWPKSTQSDSGTKP, encoded by the coding sequence ATGGCTTATAACATTCGTCACCCTTTCTTCCTTTTCCAACTTTTACTTATTTGTGTCTCACCAATGATTGGTAGCCACACCGTCTCGTCAGCAACTCGACGTTTATTCGAGACACAAACAACCTCATCGGAGCTGCCACAATTGGCTTCAAAATACGAAAAGCACGAAGAGTCTGAATATGAAAAGCTAGAATACAAACAGCCAAAGTATCATGAAGAGTACCCAAAACATGAGAAGCCTGAAATGCACgaggaaaaacaaaaaccctGCAAACAACATGAAGAGTACGAGAAAGAAAAACCCGAGTTCCCCAAACGGGAAAAGCCTAAAGAGCACGAGAAACACGAAGTTGAATATCCGAAAATACCCGAGTACAAGGAAAAGCAAGATGAGGGTAAGGAACATAAACATGAAGAGTATCACGAGTCACACGAATCGAAGGAGCACGAAGAGTACGAGAAAGAAAAACCCAAGTTCCCCAAATGGGAAAAGCCTAAAGAGCATGAGAAACACGAAATCGAATATCCGGAAATACCCGAGTACAAGAAAAAACAAGATGAGCGTAAGGAACATAAACATGAGTTCCCAAAGCATGAAAAAGAAGAGGAGAAAAAATCCGAGAAAAAGGCAGAGTACCCTGAGTGGGCTAAAATGCCTGAATGGCCGAAGTCTACTCAATCTGACTCGGGAACTAAGCCTTGA